From a region of the Kwoniella mangroviensis CBS 8507 chromosome 1 map unlocalized Ctg01, whole genome shotgun sequence genome:
- a CDS encoding histone acetyltransferase type B catalytic subunit, with product MSEDLAEWLSDSNEALSLQLVRDPEDEDVLYAQEKRAIEPFHPTFTYPIFGEREKIFGYKGLDIQLQFASGSLRQFLSITYDSKLNSPATPSDEIEGTLYKFIPPDYTKSEMDFSKLVEKDSSEFKPLGEKIGSYVRPAAPSSKSKGKGKGKVSNGEELKEDDENAVVFEMYKATWNTPGFREYHRRMQLFILLFIEGGSYVHEDEDSWEFITLYEKRKRPAADSDIWTYHFVGYVSVYPFWCYPDQVRLRLSQFVILPPYQNQGHGSKLYSTLFSQMLSRPEVAELTVEDPAEGFEDLRDRNDLIFLVSNGILDDPKFSIGIGPSDELSRSERVKWESEIRKKYKIAQRQFDRLLEMLLLKQLDLKDEKELKKYRLHVKARLYRFNYEMLSQMTLEERKEALAKTYESVVEDYERILEMTFH from the exons ATGTCTGAGGACTTGGCAGAATGGTTGAGCGACTCCAACGAGGCTCTGAGTCTTCAGCTAG TTCGGGAtccagaggatgaagatgtacTTTACGCTCAAGAAAAACGAGCCATCGAGCCATTCCATCCTACATTCACATATCCTATATTCGGAGAACGTGAAAAGATATTCGGGTATAAAGGGTTAGACATACAG CTGCAATTCGCTTCTGGGTCATTACGCCAATTTTTATCTATAACATACGATTCCAAACTCAACTCCCCAGCAACACCTTcagatgagattgaggggACTTTATACAAATTCATTCCTCCTGATTATACAAAATCGGAAATGGATTTTAGCAAACTGGTGGAGAAAGATTCATCGGAGTTCAAACCTCTAGGTGAAAAGATTGGATCATACGTCAGACCAGCTGCTCCATCCAGCAAATccaagggaaaaggaaaaggaaaggtcAGTAACGGTgaggagttgaaagaggatgatgagaatgctGTGGTGTTTGAGATgtacaag GCAACATGGAATACCCCTGGGTTCAGAGAGTATCACAGGAGGATGCAATTGTTCATATTACTTTTTATCGAAGGAGGAAGTTACGTTCAT gaagatgaagattcatGGGAGTTTATAACATTATACGAGAAACGCAAACGACCCGCAGCGGACTCCGACATATGGACATATCATTTCGTAGGATACGTATCGGTTTATCCATTCTGGTGTTATCCAGATCAAGTTAGATTGAGATTAAGTCAATTTGTCATTTTACCTCCCTATCAGAATCAAGGACATGGAT CCAAATTATATTCCACCCTTTTCTCTCAGATGTTATCCCGTCCAGAAGTAGCCGAACTCACCGTTGAAGATCCCGCCGAAGGATTCGAAGACTTACGTGATCGAAACGATCTCATATTTTTGGTTTCTAATGGTATACTGGACGACCCAAAATTCTCAATTGGGATAGGACCCAGTGATGAACTGAGTCGATCAGAGAGGGTTAAGTGGGAAAGTGAGATTAGGAAGAAATATAAAATTGCGCAAAGGCAATTCGATCGATTGTTGGAGATGTTATTATTGAAACAGCTGGAtctgaaagatgaaaaagagtTGAAGAAATACAGGTTACATGTGAAAGCTAGATTGTATAGATTTAATTAT GAAATGTTATCGCAAATGACACttgaagaaaggaaagaggcTTTAGCGAAAACTTATGAGAGTGTAGTAGAGGATTatgagaggatattggaGATGACTTTTCATTGA
- a CDS encoding endoribonuclease YSH1, with the protein MHRHGRRQFRSHHGHNQQQSAQAPIQVLSPTGDDEPLTITMLGAGQEVGRSCCVIEHRGKKVVCDAGLHPAHPGLGSLPFIDEVDWSTVDAILVTHFHVDHAAALPYIMEKTNFKDGNGKVYMTHATKAIYGLTMMDTVRINDQNPDVSGKLYDEADVQSSWQSTIAVDYHQDIVISGGLRFTPYHAGHVLGASMFMIEIAGLKILYTGDYSREEDRHLVVAEIPPIKPDVMICESTFGVHTLPDRKEKETQFTTLVSNIVRRGGRCLMPIPSFGNGQELALLLDEYWSEHPELQNVPVYFASGLFQRGMRVYKTYVHTMNSNIRSRFARRDNPFDFKFVKWLKDPKKLNEHKGPCVVMASAQFMSFGLSRELLEDWANDSKNGVIVTGYSIEGTMARTLLSEPDHIESLKGGTIPRRLTVKEISFGAHVDYAQNSKFIQEIGAQHIVLVHGEASQMGRLRAALRDTYATRGQEINIHTPRNCEPLVLTFRQERVVKAIGSLAANRPVHGTPLKGLLVSKDFSYTLLDPKDLKDFTGLSTSTLVQKQSIPIGVDWSVIRWHLEGMYGEVEEGMDEEGRPSFTIMNAIKVVQITEIVVEIQWSSNSSNDMIADSALAVLLGIDGSPATVKLTSTPHLHSHHDHSHETGESMINGHSHSDASGNEEFDRIRMFLEAHFGEVSGPKVTVAEGEEDELLVMTVKIDEVMAKVDLISMRVESDSPDLKRRVETVLEMALTILKPLSRSFIGSGVDLNLENIAVTA; encoded by the exons ATGCATCGACACGGCAGAAGACAATTCCGATCCCACCACGGTCACAACCAACAACAATCCGCCCAAGCACCTATACAGGTACTTTCACCCACAGGCGATGATGAACCCTTGACGATAACGATGTTGGGAGCAGGCCAGGAGGTCGGTAGGTCATGTTGTGTGATAGAACAtcgagggaagaaggtggtttgCGATGCGGGTTTACATCCTGCTCATCCGGGATTAGGGAGTTTGCCATTTATagatgaggtggattggTCGACGGTGGATGCTATTTTGGTGACTCA CTTCCATGTCGACCATGCGGCTGCTCTCCCATATATAATGGAAAAG ACAAATTTCAAGGATGGTAATGGGAAAGTATACATGACTCATGCTACGAAAGCTATCTACGGCTTGACAATGATGGATACCGTGAGGATCAA CGATCAAAACCCCGACGTATCAGGAAAACTATATGACGAGGCCGACGTACAATCCTCCTGGCAATCAACAATCGCAGTTGACTACCATCAAGATATAGTCATCTCCGGTGGATTGAGGTTCACACCGTATCACGCAGGTCACGTGTTGGGTGCATCAATGTTCATGATAGAAATTGCCGGATTGAAGATATTGTATACCGGAGATTATTCGAGAGAGGAGGATAGACATTTGGTGGTAGCTGAAATACCACCAATCAAACCGGATGTTATGATTTGCGAGAGTACCTTCGGAGTACATACTCTACCGGAtaggaaggagaaggaaacCCAATTCACGA CCCTTGTATCCAATATCGTAAGACGTGGAGGTAGATGTCTAATGCCAATCCCCTCGTTCGGTAACGGACAGGAACTAGCCCTGTTATTAGATGAATACTGGTCTGAACATCCCGAACTGCAAAACGTCCCTGTGTACTTCGCTTCGGGTTTATTCCAGAGGGGAATGAGAGTGTACAAAACCTATGTTCACACGATGAACTCAAACATCAGATCGAGATTCGCTCGGAGGGATAACCCATTCGATTTCAAGTTTGTCAAATGGCTGAAAGATCccaagaagttgaatgaacataAAGGTCCTTGTGTCGTCATGGCCTCTGCTCAATTCATGTCCTTCGGTTTGTCGAGGGAattattggaagattgggcGAATGATTCGAAGAATGGAGTGATAGTTACTGGTTATTCCATTGAAGGTACAATGGCAAGG ACGTTATTATCCGAACCAGATCATATCGAATCATTGAAAGGAGGTACGATTCCTAGACGATTGACAGTCAAAGAAATCTCATTCGGTGCCCATGTCGATTACGCACAAAACTCAAAGTTCATCCAGGAGATCGGTGCTCAGCATATCGTACTGGTTCATGGAGAAGCATCACAGATGGGTAGACTGAGAGCGGCCTTGAGGGACACGTACGCGACAAGGGGTCAGGAGATCAATATCCATACGCCCAGAAATTGCGAACCGTTGGTTCTGACGTTCAGGCAGGAGCGAGTTGTCAAG GCTATTGGATCGTTGGCCGCCAATCGACCGGTTCATGGTACGCCCTTGAAAGGTCTGCTAGTATCGAAAGACTTCTCTTATACCCTACTAGATCCTAAAGACCTGAAAGACTTCACTGGTTTGTCGACCAGTACTCTGGTGCAGAAACAATCTATACCGATAGGTGTAGACTGGAGTGTAATCAGATGGCATCTTGAAGGGATGTATGGTGAAGTTGAGGAAGGCATGGACGAGGAGGGACGACCTAGCTTCACT ATCATGAATGCTATCAAGGTAGTGCAGATAACGGAGATCGTCGTTGAAATACAGTGGTCGTCTAATTCAAGTAACGATATGATCGCCGATTCTGCTTTAGCGGTATTATTGGGTATAGATGGAAGTCCAGCTACAGTGAAAT TGACGTCAACACCGCATCTGCATTCTCATCACGACCATTCGCACGAAACAGGcgaatcgatgatcaatggacATTCTCATAGTGACGCTAGTGGAAACGAGGAGTTCGATAGGATACGGATGTTCCTCGAAGCTCATTTTGGAGAGGTTTCTGGACCGAAAGTGACAGttgcagaaggtgaagaggatgagctATTAGTGATGACGGTCAAGATTGATGAGGTCATGGCTAAGGTTGACCTGATTTCAATG CGTGTCGAATCGGATTCGCCTGATCTGAAGAGAAGGGTGGAAACTGTACTTGAAATGGCTCTGACAATTTTGAAACCATTATCAAGGTCGTTTATCGGATCGGGTGTGGACCTGAATCTGGAGAATATCGCGGTCACCGCATAG